A section of the Streptomyces sp. NBC_01591 genome encodes:
- a CDS encoding DUF5947 family protein, with protein MIAAGRSASPASTLLRLRRNRPRPPAGERCEMCAEPIGESHPHVVNLDSRALMCGCRACYLLFTDENAELRYRAVPERYLHFAGLTVDGRAWDELQIPVGLAFLFRNSVQDRMVAFYPGPAGATESELPLDAWAAVVESSPELAVLRPDVEALLIRRTAESDGSCHLVPIDACYELVGQLRSLWRGFDGGPEARAAMDGFFARVADHSRPAAGIGAP; from the coding sequence GTGATCGCCGCCGGCCGTTCCGCCTCGCCGGCCTCCACCCTGCTGCGGCTCAGGCGCAACCGGCCACGGCCGCCCGCCGGTGAGCGCTGCGAGATGTGCGCGGAACCGATCGGCGAGAGCCACCCCCATGTGGTGAACCTCGATAGCCGCGCCCTGATGTGCGGCTGCCGGGCCTGCTATCTGCTGTTCACCGACGAGAACGCGGAGCTGCGCTACCGGGCGGTCCCCGAGCGCTATCTGCACTTCGCCGGGCTGACCGTGGACGGGCGCGCCTGGGACGAGTTGCAGATTCCCGTGGGGCTCGCCTTCCTGTTCCGCAACTCCGTCCAGGACCGGATGGTTGCGTTCTACCCCGGGCCCGCCGGGGCCACCGAGTCGGAACTGCCGCTGGATGCCTGGGCGGCCGTCGTCGAGTCGAGCCCGGAGCTCGCCGTGCTGCGTCCGGACGTGGAGGCGCTGCTGATCCGGCGTACGGCGGAGAGCGATGGTTCGTGCCATCTGGTGCCGATCGACGCCTGTTACGAGCTGGTGGGGCAACTGCGCTCGCTGTGGCGCGGGTTCGACGGTGGCCCCGAGGCCCGTGCCGCGATGGACGGCTTCTTCGCGCGGGTGGCGGACCACAGCCGGCCCGCCGCGGGGATCGGGGCACCGTGA
- a CDS encoding DUF6084 family protein, which produces MNDFAFSVLDVVAEPYAAAPQLTARLRIEERTGRRIHAIALHCQVRIEPQRRHYDEAEQSGLVALFGGRDRWTDTLKPFQWMSCDTTVQGFSGATEVDLALPCTYDFDVIGSRYLHALGEGSVPLALMFSGTVFTRGSKGFGVEQVPWDCEARHPMPVEVWRRMVAAHYPNTGWIRLDHEVLARFADFRARRGLISWDETVQALLAEHDEVVL; this is translated from the coding sequence GTGAACGACTTCGCGTTCTCCGTGCTCGACGTCGTCGCCGAGCCGTACGCGGCCGCTCCGCAGCTGACCGCGCGGCTGCGGATCGAGGAACGGACGGGCCGGCGGATCCACGCCATCGCGCTGCACTGCCAGGTCCGCATCGAGCCACAGCGGCGCCATTACGACGAGGCCGAACAGAGCGGCCTGGTGGCGCTGTTCGGCGGCCGGGACCGCTGGACGGACACCCTCAAGCCGTTCCAGTGGATGAGCTGCGACACCACCGTGCAGGGGTTCAGCGGTGCGACCGAGGTCGATCTCGCCCTGCCCTGCACATACGACTTCGACGTGATCGGTTCCCGCTATCTGCACGCCCTGGGCGAGGGTTCAGTGCCCCTCGCCCTGATGTTCTCCGGCACGGTCTTCACCCGCGGCAGCAAGGGGTTCGGGGTCGAGCAGGTGCCATGGGACTGCGAGGCCCGGCACCCGATGCCGGTCGAGGTGTGGCGACGCATGGTGGCGGCGCACTACCCGAACACCGGATGGATCCGGCTGGACCACGAGGTGCTGGCACGCTTCGCGGACTTCCGGGCCCGGCGCGGGCTGATCAGCTGGGACGAGACGGTCCAGGCCCTCCTGGCCGAGCACGACGAGGTGGTCCTGTGA
- a CDS encoding DUF6893 family small protein, which yields MKTLGIIAAGATTAVALVAVAVGIRSIPDIRRYLRIRSM from the coding sequence ATGAAGACCCTGGGCATCATCGCCGCTGGAGCAACCACGGCCGTGGCGCTCGTCGCCGTGGCGGTCGGGATCAGGTCCATCCCCGACATCCGCCGCTACCTGCGCATCCGTTCGATGTGA
- a CDS encoding hydrogenase maturation protease — translation MTKEPDTAARVLVAGIGNLFLGDDGFGPEVVRRLARDGGMPPRVRVVDYGIRGMHLAYDLLDGYDALVLVDAYPGGGAPGEVTVLRIGMEDLGSGEFDAHGMNPVAVLANLDQLGGTLPLTYLVGCTPAGVEEGIGLSEAVDSVVPEAMQAVHTLVRQLVPAVPTASVNSTEPRRS, via the coding sequence ATGACGAAGGAACCTGACACGGCCGCCCGGGTGCTGGTCGCGGGCATCGGCAATCTGTTTCTCGGCGACGACGGCTTCGGCCCGGAGGTCGTGCGCCGGCTGGCCCGCGACGGCGGGATGCCCCCGCGGGTCCGGGTGGTGGACTACGGCATCCGCGGCATGCATCTCGCGTACGACCTGCTCGACGGGTACGACGCGCTGGTTCTGGTCGACGCGTACCCGGGGGGCGGTGCCCCCGGGGAGGTGACGGTGCTCCGCATCGGTATGGAGGACCTCGGTTCGGGTGAATTCGACGCCCACGGGATGAATCCGGTTGCTGTCCTGGCAAATCTGGATCAACTGGGCGGTACGCTTCCGCTCACCTACCTCGTCGGCTGCACACCCGCCGGAGTCGAGGAGGGCATCGGGCTCAGCGAAGCCGTCGACAGCGTGGTGCCCGAGGCGATGCAGGCAGTGCACACCCTGGTCCGGCAGCTCGTGCCGGCCGTACCGACCGCGTCCGTGAACAGCACCGAACCCCGGAGATCCTGA
- the hypF gene encoding carbamoyltransferase HypF — protein sequence MCLGIPGRVVEIVDGYAGQLALVDVEGARRRVNIGMLDEAPSRDDWVLLHMGFAVELIDRAKAREALSGLEMMGRGREQRIRRRFEVRGVVQGVGFRPFVYVTASELLLTGSVTNTGDGVLAEVEGTAGAVEEFGSRLRADAPPLAVVEDVRTSDQPTLGGTGFTIERSSASGRARTLVSPDIATCRDCLDELGDPSNRRYRHPFITCTHCGPRFTIVTGLPYDRAATTMANFEMCRACRAEYEDPRDRRFHAQPIACPDCGPRLELVGKEGVVPSHDADALRTARKLLAEGGIIAVKGLGGYHLVCDARDDAAVAELRRRKQRGGKPFAVMVPGLDVARELVTLTADEEELLSGGRRPIVLLPRHAARPGAGVSDAVAPGSPHLGLLLPYTPLHVLLFGIGDDRPGPDALVMTSANLSGEPIVTDDGDALTVLAPLVDAWLRHDRRIHVPCDDSVSRWAAGAELPLRRSRGYAPLPLALPFDVPPTLAVGADLKNTCALAEGRYAWLSQHIGDMDDLSTVDALTRTEKHLEDLTGVAPTRLVADRHPGYHSGDWARAHAAGRPVRTVQHHHAHIASVMAEHGLGADERVIGIAFDGTGHGADGAAWGGEVLVAGYASFSRAAHLGYVPLAGGDASVLRPYRMALAHLHAAGIPWVDDMPAVRACPPAERDVLAHQFATGFGCVPTSGMGRLFDAVASLAGVRHVVAYEAEAAMELEGLARTAAAGPAAPEGGYRFGIRPGKGDEPAVADPGPVVRAVVSDVRDGVPAGLIAARFHAAVAALAARLADLCRTRTGLGTVALSGGVFQNAVLLEATQRGLTERGFTVLRPRLLPPNDGGIALGQLVIAASG from the coding sequence ATGTGCCTAGGCATTCCTGGCCGTGTCGTGGAGATCGTGGACGGGTATGCGGGCCAGCTGGCTCTGGTGGACGTGGAGGGCGCCAGGCGCCGCGTCAACATCGGCATGCTCGACGAGGCGCCCAGTCGCGACGACTGGGTGCTTCTCCATATGGGCTTCGCCGTCGAGCTCATCGACCGGGCGAAGGCCCGGGAGGCCCTGTCGGGACTGGAGATGATGGGCCGCGGCCGGGAGCAGCGGATCCGGCGCAGATTCGAGGTGCGCGGCGTCGTGCAGGGCGTGGGCTTCCGGCCCTTCGTCTATGTCACCGCCTCGGAGCTGCTGCTCACGGGCTCGGTGACGAACACCGGCGACGGAGTGCTCGCCGAGGTCGAGGGAACGGCCGGGGCCGTGGAGGAGTTCGGCAGCCGTCTCCGCGCCGACGCCCCACCGCTCGCGGTCGTCGAGGACGTGCGTACGAGCGACCAGCCGACCCTCGGCGGTACGGGCTTCACCATCGAGCGGTCCAGCGCGTCCGGCCGGGCCAGGACGCTGGTCTCGCCCGACATCGCCACCTGCCGGGACTGCCTCGATGAACTGGGTGATCCGTCGAACCGGCGCTACCGCCACCCGTTCATCACGTGCACGCACTGCGGCCCCCGGTTCACGATCGTCACCGGCCTTCCGTACGACCGCGCCGCCACCACGATGGCGAACTTCGAGATGTGCAGGGCCTGCCGGGCGGAGTACGAGGACCCGCGTGACCGGCGCTTCCACGCCCAGCCGATCGCCTGTCCCGACTGTGGGCCACGGCTCGAACTCGTCGGCAAGGAGGGCGTGGTCCCGTCGCACGACGCGGACGCGCTGCGGACCGCACGGAAGCTTCTCGCCGAGGGCGGGATCATCGCGGTCAAGGGCCTCGGCGGCTACCACCTGGTGTGCGACGCCCGCGACGACGCCGCCGTGGCGGAGCTGCGCCGACGCAAGCAGCGCGGTGGCAAACCGTTCGCGGTGATGGTGCCGGGCCTCGACGTGGCGCGTGAGCTGGTGACCCTCACGGCGGACGAGGAGGAGCTCCTGAGCGGTGGGCGCCGGCCGATCGTCCTCCTCCCCCGTCACGCCGCCCGGCCCGGGGCGGGGGTGTCCGACGCCGTGGCGCCCGGCAGCCCCCACCTCGGACTGCTGCTGCCGTACACCCCGTTGCACGTCCTGCTCTTCGGGATCGGTGACGACCGGCCGGGCCCGGACGCGCTCGTGATGACGTCGGCCAATCTGTCGGGCGAGCCGATCGTCACCGACGACGGCGACGCGCTGACCGTCCTGGCACCGCTGGTCGACGCCTGGCTACGGCACGACCGGCGCATCCATGTGCCGTGCGACGACTCGGTCAGCCGCTGGGCCGCCGGTGCCGAGCTGCCACTGCGCCGCTCGCGCGGATACGCCCCGCTGCCGCTCGCGCTGCCCTTCGACGTGCCCCCGACGCTCGCCGTGGGCGCCGACCTGAAGAACACCTGTGCGCTGGCCGAGGGCCGCTACGCCTGGCTCAGCCAGCACATCGGCGACATGGACGACCTGTCCACGGTCGATGCTCTGACCCGGACCGAGAAGCATCTGGAGGACCTCACCGGGGTGGCGCCCACCCGGCTGGTGGCCGACCGCCACCCCGGCTACCACTCCGGCGACTGGGCTCGCGCCCACGCGGCCGGGCGGCCGGTCCGCACCGTGCAGCACCACCACGCGCACATCGCGTCCGTGATGGCGGAGCACGGCCTGGGCGCGGACGAGCGCGTGATCGGCATCGCCTTCGACGGCACCGGCCACGGCGCCGACGGGGCGGCCTGGGGCGGCGAGGTCCTGGTAGCCGGCTACGCGTCGTTCAGCAGGGCCGCGCACCTGGGTTACGTACCGCTGGCCGGGGGCGACGCGAGTGTGCTGCGGCCGTACCGGATGGCCCTCGCACATCTGCACGCGGCCGGCATCCCCTGGGTCGACGACATGCCCGCAGTCCGTGCCTGCCCGCCCGCCGAACGCGACGTGCTGGCCCATCAGTTCGCAACCGGATTCGGCTGCGTGCCCACGTCGGGCATGGGCCGGCTCTTCGACGCGGTCGCGTCCCTGGCCGGCGTCCGGCACGTGGTGGCGTACGAGGCGGAGGCGGCCATGGAACTGGAAGGGCTGGCCCGTACCGCGGCAGCCGGCCCCGCGGCACCGGAGGGCGGCTACCGCTTCGGCATCCGGCCCGGAAAGGGGGACGAACCCGCCGTCGCGGATCCGGGCCCGGTCGTTCGGGCCGTGGTGTCCGACGTACGGGACGGCGTTCCGGCCGGGCTGATCGCCGCGCGTTTCCACGCCGCCGTCGCCGCTCTGGCCGCCCGCCTCGCGGACCTCTGCCGCACGCGCACCGGCCTCGGCACCGTGGCGCTGAGCGGCGGCGTCTTCCAGAACGCCGTACTGCTCGAGGCGACGCAACGCGGCCTGACCGAACGAGGCTTCACCGTCCTGCGGCCGCGCCTGCTCCCCCCGAACGACGGCGGGATCGCCCTCGGCCAGCTCGTGATCGCCGCATCGGGCTGA
- a CDS encoding HypC/HybG/HupF family hydrogenase formation chaperone has product MCLAVPGRVLSTAEVDGTVMAEVDFGGVRKEVCLQYIPDVTVGEYVIVHVGFAIQRLDERSALDTLADFERLGILAEEFGDGFERAAQQGASPEGVGR; this is encoded by the coding sequence ATGTGTCTGGCTGTTCCGGGGCGTGTCCTCAGTACCGCCGAAGTCGACGGCACCGTGATGGCCGAGGTCGATTTCGGCGGGGTCCGCAAGGAGGTGTGCCTCCAGTACATCCCCGATGTGACCGTCGGTGAATACGTCATCGTGCACGTCGGGTTCGCCATCCAGCGCCTCGATGAACGGTCGGCCCTGGACACCCTTGCCGACTTCGAGCGGCTCGGCATCCTGGCCGAGGAGTTCGGAGACGGCTTCGAACGCGCAGCCCAGCAGGGTGCATCTCCCGAAGGAGTCGGCCGGTGA
- the hypD gene encoding hydrogenase formation protein HypD — MKYLDEFSDPDVAKKLIDQIHAATTQKWALMEVCGGQTHSIIRHGIDQLLPDGVEMIHGPGCPVCVTPLETIDRALAIAARPGVIFCSFGDMLRVPGSSQDLFSVKSAGGDVRVVYSPLDALKLARENPDREVVFFGIGFETTAPANAMTVYQARRLGVRNFSLLVSHVLVPPAIAAIMESSTCRVQAFLAAGHVCSVMGTAEYPPLARKYKVPIVVTGFEPLDILEGVRRTVVQLEAGRHEVENAYPRAVREEGNVPAMEMLADVFEVTDRTWRGIGAIPRSGWRLSEKYRVFDAEQRFDVTDIYTAESSLCRSGEVLQGLIKPHLCEAFGKECTPRNPLGATMVSSEGACAAYYTHRRLELVDVK, encoded by the coding sequence GTGAAGTATCTCGACGAGTTCAGTGACCCCGATGTCGCGAAGAAGCTGATCGACCAGATCCACGCGGCCACCACGCAGAAGTGGGCTCTGATGGAGGTCTGCGGCGGCCAGACCCACTCGATCATCCGGCACGGCATCGACCAACTGCTGCCGGACGGTGTGGAGATGATCCACGGACCGGGATGTCCCGTCTGCGTCACCCCGCTGGAGACCATCGACCGGGCGCTGGCGATCGCCGCCCGCCCCGGCGTCATCTTCTGCTCGTTCGGCGACATGCTGCGCGTGCCCGGCAGCAGCCAGGACCTGTTCTCCGTCAAGAGCGCCGGCGGCGACGTACGCGTGGTGTACTCGCCCCTCGACGCGCTGAAGCTCGCCCGGGAGAACCCTGACCGCGAAGTCGTCTTCTTCGGGATCGGGTTCGAGACCACCGCCCCCGCGAACGCCATGACGGTGTACCAGGCCCGGCGGCTCGGGGTGCGGAACTTCTCCCTGCTGGTGTCCCATGTGCTGGTGCCGCCCGCGATCGCCGCGATCATGGAGTCCTCGACGTGCCGGGTGCAGGCGTTCCTCGCCGCAGGCCACGTGTGCAGTGTGATGGGAACAGCCGAGTACCCGCCGCTGGCCCGGAAGTACAAGGTGCCGATCGTGGTCACCGGCTTCGAGCCGCTGGACATTCTCGAAGGGGTCCGCCGGACCGTCGTGCAGCTGGAGGCGGGCCGGCACGAGGTGGAGAACGCCTACCCCAGAGCCGTACGCGAGGAGGGCAATGTGCCCGCCATGGAGATGCTCGCCGATGTCTTCGAGGTGACCGACCGGACCTGGCGCGGCATCGGGGCGATTCCCCGCAGCGGCTGGCGGCTCTCCGAGAAGTACCGGGTGTTCGACGCGGAGCAGCGGTTCGACGTGACGGACATTTACACCGCCGAGTCGTCGCTCTGCCGCTCGGGCGAGGTCCTCCAGGGCCTGATCAAGCCGCACCTGTGCGAGGCGTTCGGCAAGGAGTGCACGCCGAGGAACCCGCTCGGCGCGACCATGGTGTCCTCCGAGGGCGCGTGCGCCGCGTACTACACCCACCGCCGCCTGGAACTGGTCGATGTGAAGTGA
- the hypE gene encoding hydrogenase expression/formation protein HypE, producing MQDVTAMVNDVPDLDIEGWACPVPLRDIPSVVMGHGGGGAMSGELIEHLFLPAYGAAAAADLGDSAVLTIGSGTRLAFSTDSFVVKPMFFPGGSIGELAVNGTVNDLAMSGATPLFLSTAFILAEGTALSDLGRIAQAVGRAAEDAGVRLVTGDTKVVEHGSGDGVYLNTSGIGVIPPGVDIHARRALPGDAVLVSGDIGVHGVAVMSCREGLEFGTTVESDTAALHGLVAAMLATGTDLHVLRDPTRGGVSASLNEIARASDVGIELVERLLPVPPTVRDACSLLGLDPLQVANEGKLIAIVPAEDADRVLAAMQAHPLGRSACRIGSCVPDHAGMVVAKTGLGGSRVIGLPIGEQLPRIC from the coding sequence ATGCAAGACGTGACCGCCATGGTGAATGATGTGCCCGACCTCGACATCGAGGGGTGGGCCTGCCCGGTACCGCTGCGGGACATCCCGTCCGTCGTCATGGGCCACGGGGGCGGCGGTGCGATGTCCGGTGAGCTGATCGAGCACCTGTTCCTGCCCGCGTACGGTGCCGCGGCCGCCGCCGACCTCGGTGACTCGGCCGTCCTGACGATCGGTTCCGGCACCCGCCTCGCCTTCTCCACGGACTCGTTCGTGGTGAAGCCGATGTTCTTCCCCGGCGGGTCGATCGGTGAGCTGGCGGTGAACGGCACGGTCAACGACCTGGCCATGTCGGGTGCGACGCCCCTGTTCCTGTCCACCGCCTTCATCCTCGCGGAGGGCACCGCGCTGAGCGACCTCGGCCGGATCGCGCAGGCCGTGGGCCGGGCCGCCGAAGACGCCGGCGTACGCCTGGTCACCGGGGACACGAAGGTCGTGGAGCACGGCAGTGGTGACGGCGTCTACCTCAACACCTCGGGCATCGGCGTGATTCCTCCCGGTGTCGACATCCACGCGCGCCGGGCGCTCCCCGGCGACGCCGTGCTCGTCAGCGGTGACATCGGCGTGCACGGTGTGGCCGTGATGAGCTGCCGGGAGGGCCTCGAGTTCGGCACGACGGTGGAGAGCGACACCGCCGCGCTGCACGGACTGGTCGCCGCCATGCTCGCCACCGGTACCGACCTCCATGTGCTCCGGGACCCCACGCGCGGGGGCGTCTCGGCTTCACTGAACGAGATCGCCCGCGCCTCGGACGTGGGCATCGAACTGGTCGAGCGGCTGCTTCCCGTGCCGCCCACGGTGCGCGACGCGTGCAGCCTGCTCGGGCTCGACCCGCTCCAAGTGGCCAACGAAGGCAAACTGATCGCGATCGTCCCGGCCGAGGACGCGGACCGGGTGCTGGCCGCCATGCAGGCCCATCCCCTGGGCCGGTCCGCCTGCCGGATCGGCAGCTGCGTTCCGGATCACGCCGGGATGGTCGTGGCGAAAACGGGGCTGGGCGGGAGCCGGGTGATCGGGCTGCCGATCGGCGAACAACTACCGAGGATCTGCTGA
- a CDS encoding DUF6390 family protein — translation MSAEGALLFARYAYPPNELGYCGPADAAALLRRDATADIERRARQFEGAWCYLQFLAETAGLADPLDVRVVEAYWIGNELLDRADPAALVERMTDRFRGQLGGTWRDAGRRALAHHSFQVFEVYPWAPMLRSMGHPTALSVLDQCRVRTGVVVAADRDIATVRSRPLCWDGAGLADGAWREETVRCSAGGLTLLDGLSAGDRVALHWDWVCDVITDEQARRIEFLEDRRRTDLGLSPSEPSIGIHGAPG, via the coding sequence GTGAGTGCCGAGGGTGCCCTGCTGTTCGCGCGATACGCCTACCCGCCCAACGAGCTCGGCTACTGCGGGCCCGCCGACGCGGCGGCCCTCCTGCGCCGTGACGCGACCGCCGACATCGAGCGGCGCGCCCGGCAGTTCGAGGGGGCCTGGTGCTATCTCCAGTTCCTCGCGGAGACGGCCGGGCTGGCGGACCCGCTCGACGTGCGGGTGGTCGAGGCGTACTGGATCGGCAACGAGCTGCTGGACCGGGCCGATCCCGCCGCTCTGGTGGAGCGCATGACCGACCGGTTCCGGGGACAGCTCGGCGGCACCTGGCGCGACGCCGGGCGGCGCGCCCTGGCCCATCACAGCTTCCAGGTGTTCGAGGTGTATCCGTGGGCCCCGATGCTGCGGTCCATGGGCCATCCGACCGCCCTGTCCGTGCTCGACCAGTGCCGCGTCCGTACGGGAGTGGTCGTGGCCGCCGACAGAGACATCGCGACCGTGCGGTCACGCCCGCTGTGCTGGGACGGCGCGGGGCTGGCCGACGGCGCGTGGCGGGAGGAGACCGTACGCTGCTCGGCCGGTGGACTGACGCTGCTCGACGGGCTGTCCGCCGGCGACCGGGTGGCGCTCCACTGGGACTGGGTGTGCGATGTGATCACCGACGAACAGGCCCGGCGCATCGAATTCCTTGAGGACCGCCGACGCACCGACTTGGGCCTCTCGCCCTCCGAACCGAGCATCGGCATCCACGGCGCTCCGGGCTGA
- a CDS encoding baeRF2 domain-containing protein — MRLSFLEPLYAEPGPFASVYLDTSRDVEHPERVIALRWRRLRESLSRQGSDRALLNVLDEAVGADTEVPGVHGQAIFAAHGTLVLGGELPKPPERDSARYSALPDAMPLVTQHVPDIPYMAVVVHYGGLPTAETHGWVTLEAETGTWPTSTVTPGERLHRRVAVATWHRTSLRLGHRLDERARRAHADAVVVGGDEWACNVLIRRLPHALRDKVVRVGGRTPTDTGRALLEPQLDGVFRGCMAAHDRELVDIFIGRRALDGPMTEGLAATVAALQRGQVAALLLNRPPGSSLRLWAGSQPTQLALTEAELMSFGIRAPREERADEALVRALVGTSAELVVVPENELRLYEGVGALLRYTDPGTPS, encoded by the coding sequence ATGAGGTTGTCGTTTCTTGAACCCCTCTACGCGGAGCCGGGTCCATTCGCCTCCGTGTACCTGGATACCTCCCGAGACGTCGAGCATCCCGAGCGGGTGATCGCGCTGCGCTGGCGGCGGCTGCGCGAGAGTCTGTCCCGTCAGGGCTCGGACCGGGCGCTGCTGAACGTACTGGATGAGGCGGTCGGTGCCGATACAGAGGTGCCGGGGGTGCATGGTCAGGCCATCTTCGCCGCCCACGGCACACTCGTCCTGGGCGGGGAGCTGCCCAAGCCGCCCGAACGCGACTCCGCGCGCTACAGCGCCCTGCCGGACGCGATGCCCCTGGTCACCCAGCACGTTCCGGATATCCCCTACATGGCCGTAGTCGTCCACTACGGCGGCCTTCCGACCGCCGAGACCCACGGCTGGGTAACTCTGGAAGCGGAGACCGGCACCTGGCCCACGTCCACCGTCACCCCGGGTGAGCGGCTGCACCGCAGGGTAGCGGTGGCGACCTGGCACCGCACCTCCCTCCGGCTCGGCCACCGGCTGGACGAACGGGCGCGGCGCGCCCATGCCGACGCCGTCGTCGTGGGCGGGGACGAGTGGGCGTGCAACGTACTGATCCGCCGCCTGCCGCACGCCCTGCGGGACAAAGTCGTACGCGTGGGCGGCCGGACCCCCACCGACACCGGACGCGCCCTGTTGGAGCCGCAGCTCGACGGCGTCTTCCGCGGCTGCATGGCCGCGCACGACCGGGAACTCGTGGACATCTTCATCGGCCGACGTGCCCTGGACGGACCCATGACGGAGGGGCTGGCCGCGACCGTCGCCGCCCTCCAGCGCGGCCAGGTCGCGGCACTGCTGCTGAACCGGCCGCCAGGGTCTTCGCTGCGGCTCTGGGCAGGCTCCCAGCCCACTCAGCTCGCCCTGACCGAGGCGGAACTGATGTCCTTCGGCATTCGGGCCCCGCGCGAGGAACGCGCCGACGAGGCCCTTGTCCGGGCCCTCGTCGGCACCAGCGCCGAGCTGGTCGTCGTACCGGAGAACGAGCTGAGGCTGTACGAGGGCGTGGGCGCGCTGCTGCGGTACACCGACCCGGGGACCCCGTCCTGA
- a CDS encoding protein-L-isoaspartate O-methyltransferase family protein: protein MPLPHWQVTTQPSLIAMMVSALGLTGDEQVLEAGTGYGWQTALLARLAAYVVSVERWPDLVDEARLRLAGQGVGYAEVVLGDGTLGMPARAPYDAVIVCAAFPRVPEPLVDQLRSGGRLVQPIGHGGQEHVQLCERRARGLVHRRMVTTARFVRLYGAHGT, encoded by the coding sequence GTGCCACTCCCCCACTGGCAGGTGACCACCCAGCCCTCGCTGATCGCCATGATGGTCTCCGCTCTCGGCCTCACCGGAGACGAACAGGTCCTGGAGGCCGGGACCGGATACGGCTGGCAGACCGCGCTGCTGGCCCGCTTGGCCGCGTACGTTGTGAGCGTCGAGCGCTGGCCCGACCTGGTCGACGAGGCCCGCTTGCGGCTGGCCGGGCAGGGCGTCGGCTATGCCGAAGTCGTACTCGGCGACGGGACCCTCGGGATGCCGGCCCGTGCCCCGTACGACGCCGTCATCGTCTGCGCGGCCTTCCCGCGAGTGCCTGAGCCGCTCGTGGATCAGCTCCGCTCCGGTGGTCGGCTCGTCCAGCCGATCGGGCATGGTGGGCAGGAGCACGTCCAGCTGTGCGAGCGGCGGGCCCGCGGCCTGGTGCACCGCAGGATGGTCACCACGGCCCGGTTCGTCCGGCTGTACGGCGCCCATGGGACCTAG
- a CDS encoding YbhB/YbcL family Raf kinase inhibitor-like protein, with product MSGIELSSTAFDDRTVIPRRYSGEGENISPPLTWSGVPHEATELVLLCEDPDAPGTTFLHWLVTGIDPRTTGAAEGQKPQGGLPWPNGFGRVGWGGPMPPPGHGPHRYFFRLYALAEPLPLHDHPGAEDVHRALKGRELASGTLVGTYQR from the coding sequence ATGAGCGGAATTGAACTCAGCAGCACCGCGTTCGACGACAGAACGGTGATCCCCCGCCGGTACAGCGGGGAGGGTGAGAACATCTCACCGCCCCTGACCTGGTCGGGGGTGCCCCACGAGGCCACGGAGCTGGTACTCCTGTGCGAGGACCCGGACGCGCCCGGGACGACCTTCCTGCACTGGCTGGTGACCGGCATCGATCCGAGGACCACCGGGGCGGCGGAGGGCCAGAAGCCCCAGGGGGGCCTTCCGTGGCCCAATGGCTTCGGCCGCGTGGGCTGGGGAGGGCCGATGCCTCCACCGGGGCACGGGCCGCACCGCTACTTCTTCCGCCTGTACGCCCTGGCCGAGCCGCTGCCGCTGCACGACCACCCGGGCGCCGAGGACGTGCACCGTGCCCTGAAGGGCAGGGAGCTGGCCTCCGGCACCCTGGTCGGGACCTATCAGCGCTGA
- a CDS encoding nucleoside-triphosphatase → MPTRILLEGRPGSGKTTALRRLAALLPTHAATGFTTEEIRQSGARVGFALETLAGWREVLAHVDLPGPPLVGKYGVDLGVMERLALPSLRPAATEEATGRLVLIDELGRMELACTAFRHAVGALFVAEVDVVATVHTHRDPFTDALKRRADIEVVQLTPANRDVLPGKLAARLQQPRTHGRPPSHG, encoded by the coding sequence GTGCCGACAAGGATCCTGCTCGAGGGCCGCCCTGGCTCGGGCAAGACGACTGCCCTCCGCCGGCTGGCCGCGCTGCTGCCCACTCACGCGGCCACCGGCTTCACCACGGAGGAGATCCGGCAATCCGGCGCCCGCGTCGGTTTCGCCCTGGAGACCCTGGCAGGCTGGCGGGAGGTGCTCGCCCATGTGGACCTGCCCGGTCCGCCGCTGGTAGGGAAATACGGCGTCGACCTGGGCGTCATGGAACGACTGGCGCTACCGTCGCTCCGGCCGGCAGCAACCGAGGAGGCAACGGGGCGGCTGGTGCTCATCGACGAGCTGGGGCGGATGGAACTGGCGTGCACGGCGTTCCGGCACGCGGTCGGCGCGCTGTTCGTCGCAGAGGTCGACGTCGTCGCCACGGTCCACACGCACCGCGATCCGTTCACCGACGCCCTAAAGCGGCGCGCCGACATCGAGGTCGTCCAGCTCACTCCGGCAAACCGGGATGTCCTGCCGGGGAAGCTCGCGGCCCGGCTGCAGCAACCCCGGACGCACGGGAGGCCTCCCTCTCACGGATGA